In the Victivallis sp. Marseille-Q1083 genome, one interval contains:
- a CDS encoding SDR family oxidoreductase, with product MKGNKIMDCSGKIAVVTGGGTGYGYGMAQALKARGARVWITGRRREVLEKAAAELQVDYLPADVGSPADWDRLFAAVGPRLDILVNNAGGGIKIAPLTEQDDAEILQSLHTNLLGAILGCKRAAQRMKTARSGLIVNVSSICAHYGWPNFSVYTAAKAGLDKFSRTLYTELRPYNIRVTVVTPSWGSTEFSRAAGLPEAAPAAAAKMMSPAEMGRLIVRLCEFPEHLVFPEVMVQPLEQEIVPF from the coding sequence ATGAAAGGAAATAAAATCATGGATTGCAGCGGAAAAATTGCCGTCGTCACCGGCGGCGGCACCGGTTACGGCTACGGCATGGCGCAGGCCCTGAAAGCGCGCGGCGCCCGGGTCTGGATCACCGGCCGCCGCCGGGAAGTCCTGGAAAAAGCGGCAGCCGAATTGCAGGTCGATTACCTGCCGGCCGACGTCGGCAGCCCGGCCGATTGGGACCGGTTGTTCGCCGCCGTCGGACCGCGGCTGGACATCCTGGTCAACAACGCCGGCGGCGGCATCAAAATCGCCCCGCTGACCGAACAGGACGATGCGGAAATCCTCCAATCGCTCCACACCAACCTGCTGGGAGCGATTCTCGGCTGCAAGCGGGCCGCGCAACGAATGAAAACGGCCCGGTCCGGTCTGATCGTCAATGTTTCCAGCATCTGCGCCCATTACGGCTGGCCGAACTTCTCGGTCTACACCGCCGCCAAAGCCGGGCTGGACAAATTCAGCCGGACGTTGTACACCGAACTGCGCCCATACAATATCCGGGTGACGGTGGTGACGCCGTCCTGGGGCAGCACCGAATTCAGCCGGGCGGCCGGTTTGCCGGAAGCCGCGCCGGCCGCCGCCGCAAAAATGATGAGTCCGGCCGAAATGGGCCGCCTGATCGTCCGGCTCTGCGAATTTCCGGAACACCTGGTATTTCCGGAAGTCATGGTGCAGCCGCTGGAACAGGAGATTGTGCCATTTTAA
- a CDS encoding META domain-containing protein, producing the protein MRKIFLSLAGAAVAGMLLGGCQSASDSQSPLTGTVWILEQDSLPGRQANWEKPQQPITLVVDEADRVSGCAGVNRYFGSVRFTGDNQLQFSQMGSTRMAGPGLQYESAYLQALPQADSYQVSGDRLTLQDGGQTLLQFTPGKKAVE; encoded by the coding sequence ATGCGAAAAATTTTTCTGTCATTGGCCGGTGCCGCCGTCGCCGGCATGTTGCTGGGCGGTTGTCAAAGCGCCTCCGATTCGCAATCACCGCTGACCGGGACCGTCTGGATCCTGGAACAGGACTCCCTGCCGGGCCGTCAGGCCAACTGGGAAAAACCGCAGCAGCCGATCACGCTGGTCGTCGATGAAGCCGACCGGGTTTCCGGCTGCGCCGGCGTCAACCGCTATTTCGGCAGTGTCCGGTTTACCGGCGACAACCAGCTGCAATTCAGTCAGATGGGTTCGACGCGGATGGCCGGGCCGGGACTGCAATACGAGAGCGCCTATTTACAGGCTTTGCCGCAAGCCGACTCCTATCAGGTTTCCGGCGATCGGCTGACGCTGCAGGACGGCGGTCAAACGCTGCTGCAATTCACCCCCGGCAAAAAAGCGGTGGAATGA
- a CDS encoding META domain-containing protein, protein MKRTTLPLFVGALTIGTLGLGTLAGCGESSEPKTPPQAEVKADSPLIGTMWELELDSLQNVPADADKPGRDITLQIDADHRVAGSGGVNRYFGPVTLDEAAETIKFGNLASTMMAGPGMNYESTYLKALDTVDGYQISGEELVLTAGGKPVLKFEAVEAENDGNADQ, encoded by the coding sequence ATGAAGAGAACGACTTTGCCGCTGTTCGTCGGCGCGTTGACGATCGGCACCCTGGGACTCGGCACTCTGGCCGGCTGCGGAGAAAGCAGCGAACCCAAGACGCCGCCTCAAGCCGAAGTGAAAGCCGACAGTCCGCTGATCGGCACGATGTGGGAACTGGAGCTGGATTCGCTGCAAAATGTTCCGGCCGACGCAGACAAACCCGGCCGCGACATCACGTTGCAGATCGATGCGGATCACCGGGTGGCGGGAAGTGGCGGCGTCAACCGCTACTTCGGCCCGGTAACTTTGGATGAAGCTGCCGAAACAATCAAATTCGGCAATCTGGCCAGCACGATGATGGCCGGGCCGGGCATGAATTATGAATCCACCTATCTGAAAGCGCTGGATACGGTCGACGGCTACCAGATCTCCGGAGAGGAACTGGTCCTGACCGCCGGCGGCAAACCGGTGCTGAAATTCGAAGCCGTCGAGGCCGAAAATGACGGCAATGCCGACCAGTGA